CAGGCCACGCGCGTGAGGCCAGAGGTGTTCGTACACCACCATGGACTCCTCGGTTTCGGAATGGCGGGCGGTGCCGATATAGCGGTACAGGCCACCCTTGTAGTGGCGGTGCGTAGCAAGGGCGAGGGCTTCGGATTCAGTCATGGACAGTCGGGGCAAATGGCGCGGCCCGCGGCGGAAAC
The DNA window shown above is from Achromobacter spanius and carries:
- a CDS encoding DUF1653 domain-containing protein — its product is MTESEALALATHRHYKGGLYRYIGTARHSETEESMVVYEHLWPHARGLWVRPADLFFGQLADGSARFAALHPAE